Within the Terriglobales bacterium genome, the region ATGGATGATCGGCGAGAAGAAGCTGCCGCCGATCCCGCCGAGGTTGGTGATGCTGAACACGCCGCCTTCCATCTCTTCCAGCCCGAGCTTGTGCGTGCGCGCCTTCTCCGCCGCCTGCGCCAGCTCCGCCGCCAGTTGGATGATGTTCTTCTTGTCCACGTCGCGGACCACCGGCACCAGCAGCCCGCGGTCCGTGTCGACCGCCACGCCGATGTGGACGTATTTCTTGTAAACGATTTCTTCCGTCGCCAGGTCGAGTGACGCGCCGAACTGCGGAAACTTCTTCAGCGCCGCCGCCACCAGCTTCAGCGCGATCGCGGTCATGGTGAGCTTGCCGCCTGCCTGCTCGGCGCGCTTGGCAAAGCGCTCGCGCAGCGCTTCCAGGTCGGTGATGTCGGCCTTCTCGTTCTGCGTGACCCGCGGAATCGTCCACGCAATCTGCAGGTGCCTGGCTGTCGCCCGCCGGATGCTCGACATCGGCTTGCGCTCGACCGCGCCCCAGCGGCTGAAGTCGGGCAGCTGCGCGGCCGGCAGCGCAACCCCGGCGGCAGGTGCGGGCGCACCCGCGGCGGCCTTCGACCGCTCGCGCGCGTGCCGCTTCACATCGGTTTCCGTCACCCGGCCGCCGGCGCCCGTGCCCTGCACCTGCGTGATGTCCACGCCAATCTCGCGCGCCAGTTGGCGCACCGATGGCGACGCCGGCACGTCCGCCGGCGAAATTCCTCCCACCGGCGCGCGCGACGGCGTGGGTGTGTAGCGCGCAATCGGCGGCAAATCTTCCGGTGCGGGCTTCGGCTCGGGGCGAATCGGCGTCACCTGCGCCGCCGGACGCTCCTCGGCCTCCTGCGCCGGCTCTGCCGGCTTGCCCGTCACGTTCGATTCAGGCGCGCGTGCCGCTTCCGGCCTCGGCGACTCAACTGCAACCGGCGCTGCCTTCGCCTCGGTCTTCGGAGCGCCGCCGTTCGCCCCATCGCGCAGCGAGAGAATCGCCTGCCCGACCTTGACCTTCTCTCCTTCTTTCACGTGGATCGCTTCCACCGTGCCGCCCAACGGCGCCGGCACCTCGATCGTGGCCTTGTCGGTTTCCAGCTCCAGCACCGCCTGGTCCTTCTCGATGCGGTCGCCAACCTTCACCAGCACCTTCACCAGGTCGCCGGCGGTTACGTTCTCACCCAGTTCGGGGAGTTTCACTTCCGTGCTCATGCCTCTTCGCTCACCTGTCTCACGAAGCCCCGGGCGCCGGCCACCGGGCGCCGCGTTGCCGATTGGCCAGCTGGCAGCCGGCAGCTGGCAGCCATCTACGAAATCCGCGGATCGGGCTTCTCGGGATTGATCTTGAAATCGCGGATCGCCTGCTGCACCACTTCCGGCTTCATTTTGCCCTCCTGCGCCAGCGCATGCAGCGTCGCTACCGTGACAAAGCGCGCATCCACCTCGAAGAACTCGCGCAGCCCCGCGCGCGACTCGCTGCG harbors:
- a CDS encoding 2-oxo acid dehydrogenase subunit E2, encoding MSTEVKLPELGENVTAGDLVKVLVKVGDRIEKDQAVLELETDKATIEVPAPLGGTVEAIHVKEGEKVKVGQAILSLRDGANGGAPKTEAKAAPVAVESPRPEAARAPESNVTGKPAEPAQEAEERPAAQVTPIRPEPKPAPEDLPPIARYTPTPSRAPVGGISPADVPASPSVRQLAREIGVDITQVQGTGAGGRVTETDVKRHARERSKAAAGAPAPAAGVALPAAQLPDFSRWGAVERKPMSSIRRATARHLQIAWTIPRVTQNEKADITDLEALRERFAKRAEQAGGKLTMTAIALKLVAAALKKFPQFGASLDLATEEIVYKKYVHIGVAVDTDRGLLVPVVRDVDKKNIIQLAAELAQAAEKARTHKLGLEEMEGGVFSITNLGGIGGSFFSPIIHHPEVAILGMARAQREPVWRGDRFEPRLMLPLSLSYDHRLIDGADAARFLRWLADAFEQPFLLSLEG